A region from the Wansuia hejianensis genome encodes:
- a CDS encoding DUF3877 family protein, whose product MMLKTDLLKKHIFDTVKEWQMKIGYQKGNMCLYYPSASLITLLGLNGNTTDAELTDALNAFGKAVRDQLGPISVTHEGDRYCVSIPEEGCDYIAKNIPDPEFLKSFLRVITTKGCSMDMVRGCFSNYAGQHGVGYVEADHSMEGLGHDFYFDKEGIDDYIYCVEADDFGLTYHRFTKEDYEMLQDGDKQ is encoded by the coding sequence ATGATGTTGAAAACAGATCTGTTAAAAAAACATATATTTGATACAGTTAAGGAATGGCAAATGAAAATTGGGTATCAAAAAGGAAATATGTGCTTATATTACCCGTCAGCATCGCTGATAACCCTGTTGGGGCTGAACGGGAACACCACAGATGCAGAGCTGACAGACGCTCTCAATGCGTTTGGTAAAGCTGTCAGAGACCAGCTGGGCCCCATATCTGTCACACATGAAGGCGATAGATATTGTGTAAGCATTCCGGAGGAAGGCTGTGATTATATTGCAAAAAATATCCCTGATCCGGAATTTTTAAAATCATTTCTGCGGGTTATTACCACAAAGGGTTGTTCAATGGATATGGTACGCGGTTGTTTTTCGAATTATGCCGGACAGCACGGTGTGGGGTACGTGGAAGCCGATCATAGCATGGAGGGTCTGGGGCATGATTTTTACTTTGATAAAGAAGGGATAGACGATTATATCTACTGTGTGGAGGCGGATGACTTCGGGCTGACCTATCACCGGTTCACTAAGGAAGATTATGAGATGCTGCAGGACGGAGATAAACAATAG
- a CDS encoding peptide chain release factor 3 gives MNNRRLFVADYTREIEKRRTFAIISHPDAGKTTLTEKFLLYGGAINLAGSVKGKATSRHAVSDWMEIEKERGISVTSSVLQFNYGGYCINILDTPGHQDFSEDTYRTLMAADSAVMVIDGSKGVEAQTRKLFKVCVMRHIPIFTFINKMDRDANDTFDLLDEIEKELGIATCPINWPIGSGKNFRGVYDRDTRKVLVFSDTQKGTKEGIEEEIPVDDPHLLDVVSLEQKETLEEEIELLDGAAAEFDQEKVSKGELSPVFFGSALTNFGVETFLKHFLAMTSSPLPRTADCGVVDPMTEEFSAFVFKIQANMNKNHRDRIAFMRICSGRFDAGMEVYHVQGDKKMRLLQPQQMMADDRHVVDEAYAGDIIGVFDPGIFSIGDTICMPSRKFAYEGIPTFAPEHFARVAQLDTMKRKQFVKGINQIAQEGAIQIFQEAKGGMEEIIVGVVGVLQFDVLKYRLENEYNVEIRLDMLPYEYIRWIGNRDQVDVDKIIGTSDMKKVMDLKGRPLLLFVNSWSVGMTLDRNEGLVLEEFSKN, from the coding sequence ATGAATAACAGGAGGCTTTTTGTGGCTGATTATACGAGGGAAATAGAAAAAAGGCGTACGTTTGCTATCATCTCGCATCCGGATGCTGGTAAAACGACTTTGACGGAGAAATTTTTGCTCTATGGCGGAGCGATTAATCTGGCCGGTTCTGTGAAGGGGAAGGCGACTTCCAGGCATGCGGTGTCTGACTGGATGGAAATTGAGAAGGAAAGGGGAATTTCTGTCACCTCCTCGGTCCTTCAGTTTAATTACGGCGGGTATTGTATTAATATTCTGGATACGCCGGGGCATCAGGATTTCTCAGAGGATACGTACCGGACGCTGATGGCGGCGGATTCCGCGGTTATGGTCATTGACGGGAGCAAGGGTGTGGAGGCTCAGACCAGGAAGCTGTTTAAGGTCTGCGTAATGCGGCATATCCCGATTTTTACTTTTATCAATAAGATGGACCGGGACGCCAATGATACCTTCGATTTGCTGGATGAGATTGAGAAGGAACTGGGTATCGCTACCTGCCCGATTAATTGGCCTATTGGATCGGGCAAAAATTTCAGGGGTGTCTATGACAGGGATACCCGTAAGGTGCTTGTGTTTTCTGACACCCAGAAAGGCACGAAGGAAGGTATTGAGGAGGAAATTCCGGTAGACGATCCCCACCTGCTGGATGTGGTGAGTCTGGAACAGAAGGAGACGCTGGAAGAAGAAATAGAATTGCTGGACGGCGCAGCGGCAGAATTTGATCAGGAAAAGGTCAGCAAAGGGGAGCTTTCTCCTGTATTTTTTGGGTCGGCTCTGACTAATTTCGGCGTGGAGACGTTTCTGAAGCATTTTTTGGCAATGACAAGCTCTCCGCTTCCGAGGACTGCTGATTGTGGCGTCGTAGATCCAATGACGGAAGAATTTTCGGCTTTTGTATTCAAAATACAGGCTAATATGAATAAGAACCACAGAGACAGGATTGCCTTCATGCGGATCTGTTCTGGCCGGTTTGATGCGGGAATGGAAGTCTATCACGTTCAGGGAGATAAGAAAATGCGGCTGCTCCAGCCTCAGCAGATGATGGCGGATGACAGGCATGTGGTGGATGAGGCATATGCGGGAGATATCATTGGAGTCTTTGATCCGGGCATTTTTTCTATTGGCGATACGATCTGCATGCCCAGCAGGAAATTTGCCTATGAAGGAATCCCGACTTTTGCACCGGAGCATTTCGCCAGAGTGGCTCAGTTGGATACCATGAAAAGGAAGCAGTTTGTCAAGGGAATCAACCAGATCGCTCAGGAGGGTGCAATACAGATCTTTCAGGAGGCTAAGGGCGGAATGGAAGAGATTATCGTGGGAGTAGTCGGCGTTCTGCAGTTTGATGTGCTGAAATATCGTCTGGAAAATGAATATAATGTGGAAATACGGCTGGATATGCTGCCTTATGAATACATCCGGTGGATTGGCAACCGGGACCAGGTGGATGTGGACAAGATTATCGGCACTTCTGATATGAAAAAGGTTATGGATCTGAAGGGACGTCCGCTGCTTCTGTTTGTGAATTCCTGGAGCGTGGGAATGACGCTGGACCGGAATGAAGGTCTGGTTCTGGAAGAATTCAGCAAAAACTGA
- a CDS encoding class I SAM-dependent methyltransferase — protein MENLQATGWCRLFITRQVKPGDLCIDATAGNGCDTELLCRLTGETGQVLAFDIQREALERTEKRLAEAGLGHQARLILDGHEHMGKYAESEKVSCIVFNFGYLPGGNHGLATRAPTSLAAVKAGLELLKIGGLMSLCIYSGGDTGYEERDALLTFLKNLDSRKYLVIRCEYYNRRKDPPMPVLIVKIHVG, from the coding sequence ATGGAAAATTTGCAGGCGACCGGGTGGTGCAGGCTGTTTATCACCCGACAGGTAAAGCCGGGTGATCTGTGTATTGATGCGACGGCGGGAAATGGCTGCGATACAGAGCTGCTTTGCCGGCTGACCGGAGAAACAGGCCAGGTACTGGCTTTTGATATACAGAGAGAAGCCCTGGAGAGAACGGAGAAAAGGCTGGCAGAGGCCGGGCTGGGGCATCAGGCACGGCTGATCCTGGACGGCCATGAGCATATGGGGAAGTATGCGGAAAGTGAGAAGGTGTCCTGCATCGTGTTTAATTTCGGATACCTGCCGGGCGGGAATCACGGCCTGGCAACCAGGGCGCCAACCAGCCTGGCAGCCGTGAAGGCTGGGCTGGAGCTGCTGAAGATAGGAGGCCTCATGAGCCTGTGCATTTACAGCGGCGGAGATACCGGCTATGAAGAACGAGACGCGCTGCTGACATTTCTGAAAAATCTGGACAGCAGGAAATATCTGGTCATTCGGTGTGAATACTATAACAGGAGGAAGGATCCTCCGATGCCGGTTCTGATCGTAAAAATACATGTCGGCTGA
- a CDS encoding Asp23/Gls24 family envelope stress response protein, giving the protein MAESRNPRRNTYTIYDDNTVGTVQIADEVVAIIAGLAATEVDGVASMGGNITNELVGKLGMKSLSKGVKVEVLEGVVSVRLALNIKYGYSIPDTSQKVQEKVKAAIENMTGLEVADVNVSIADVVLEQSR; this is encoded by the coding sequence ATGGCAGAGAGCAGAAATCCCAGAAGGAACACTTATACGATATATGATGACAATACAGTCGGCACTGTACAGATTGCAGATGAAGTAGTGGCGATCATAGCAGGACTGGCTGCTACGGAGGTGGACGGAGTGGCCTCCATGGGGGGCAACATCACCAATGAACTTGTTGGAAAGCTGGGGATGAAGAGCCTTTCCAAGGGCGTGAAGGTGGAAGTCCTGGAAGGTGTCGTGAGCGTTCGCCTGGCGCTGAACATCAAGTACGGATACAGTATACCGGATACCAGCCAGAAGGTGCAGGAGAAGGTGAAGGCAGCGATTGAGAATATGACCGGTCTGGAAGTCGCAGATGTGAATGTCAGCATAGCAGATGTTGTGTTAGAACAGTCCAGATAG
- the nusB gene encoding transcription antitermination factor NusB, whose product MKRSELRETIFKLLFMAQFNSPAEMPEQLKLYFESLEQGREDALYAKGPTEADEAYMKEKYDRILEKLPEIDGILNETATGWKTSRMSKVDLTILRLAVYEVKYDEEVPVSVAINEAVEIAKRFGGGESASFINGILGKIAKEAEGTE is encoded by the coding sequence ATGAAGCGGAGTGAGCTGAGAGAAACAATATTTAAACTTTTATTCATGGCGCAGTTTAACAGCCCGGCAGAGATGCCGGAACAGTTGAAGCTGTATTTTGAGTCTCTGGAACAGGGACGGGAGGATGCCCTTTATGCGAAGGGGCCTACAGAAGCAGATGAAGCGTATATGAAGGAAAAGTATGACAGGATTCTGGAGAAGCTTCCGGAGATCGACGGTATTCTGAATGAGACGGCAACCGGGTGGAAGACCAGCCGGATGAGTAAGGTGGATCTGACAATCCTGCGTCTGGCTGTCTATGAGGTAAAATATGACGAAGAGGTTCCGGTGAGCGTGGCTATTAACGAGGCTGTTGAGATCGCTAAGCGTTTTGGCGGCGGGGAATCGGCCTCCTTCATTAACGGGATACTCGGGAAGATAGCCAAGGAGGCGGAAGGTACAGAGTGA
- the xseA gene encoding exodeoxyribonuclease VII large subunit: MNSVYSVSQVNSYIKRMFEQDFLLNRISVKGEVSNCKYHRSGHIYFTLKDETGAIACVMFAGSRRGLAFQMKDGDKVVVTGTVDVYERDGRYQLYAREIVLEGSGLLYERFLALKAELEEMGMFASEYKQPIPSYVKKLGVVTAPTGAAVRDIQNIAYRRNPYIQLILYPALVQGEGAKESIAEGIETLDRLGLDAIIVGRGGGSIEDLWAFNEELVARAIFNCRTPVISAVGHETDTTIADFVADLRAPTPSAAAELAVADIRGILERIAGYSRRLHTASERSLAYWKDRVAAWQTRWNYLSPENQIREKRQRLLDLENRLQEYSGRILTENRHRLQLLIQRMNGLSPLNKLNQGFSYVEDVNGRNVTSVHQAQPGDELLIQVSDGCIRSTVHSVEEKIREQAVCEEA, translated from the coding sequence GTGAACAGCGTTTATTCCGTAAGCCAGGTCAATTCTTATATCAAAAGAATGTTTGAGCAGGATTTTTTGCTGAACAGAATTTCCGTCAAGGGAGAAGTCAGCAACTGCAAATATCACCGCTCCGGCCATATCTATTTTACGTTGAAAGATGAGACGGGAGCCATCGCCTGCGTGATGTTCGCAGGCTCCCGCAGAGGTCTGGCTTTTCAGATGAAGGACGGCGACAAGGTGGTTGTGACAGGAACCGTGGATGTGTATGAGCGGGACGGACGCTATCAGCTGTATGCCAGAGAGATTGTTCTGGAGGGGTCAGGCCTTCTCTATGAACGTTTTCTGGCACTGAAGGCAGAGCTGGAGGAGATGGGCATGTTTGCTTCCGAATACAAGCAGCCGATTCCCTCTTATGTGAAAAAACTGGGCGTTGTCACGGCCCCCACGGGAGCGGCCGTCCGGGATATACAGAATATCGCTTACCGCAGGAATCCATATATCCAGCTGATCCTGTATCCCGCCCTGGTACAGGGGGAAGGAGCTAAGGAGAGCATTGCGGAGGGCATAGAGACGCTGGACCGCCTGGGGCTGGATGCGATCATTGTAGGGCGCGGCGGCGGCTCGATAGAAGACCTGTGGGCCTTTAATGAGGAGCTGGTTGCCCGGGCGATTTTTAACTGCCGGACGCCGGTGATTTCAGCCGTCGGGCATGAGACTGATACGACGATTGCCGACTTTGTGGCCGATCTGCGGGCGCCGACGCCCTCTGCGGCGGCAGAGCTGGCGGTGGCCGATATCAGGGGAATACTGGAGCGGATCGCTGGTTATTCCAGGCGGCTGCATACGGCTTCAGAGAGAAGCCTTGCCTATTGGAAGGACAGGGTGGCTGCATGGCAGACCAGGTGGAATTACCTGAGCCCGGAGAATCAGATCCGGGAAAAACGGCAAAGGCTGCTGGATCTGGAGAACCGGCTGCAGGAGTATTCCGGCCGGATACTGACAGAGAACCGTCATCGTCTGCAGCTTCTGATTCAGAGAATGAACGGGCTGTCTCCTCTGAACAAGCTGAACCAGGGGTTTTCTTATGTGGAGGACGTGAACGGCCGGAATGTGACCAGCGTACATCAGGCGCAGCCGGGAGATGAGCTGCTGATCCAGGTCAGCGACGGCTGCATCCGCAGCACTGTCCATTCGGTGGAAGAAAAAATCAGAGAACAGGCAGTCTGTGAAGAGGCTTGA
- the xseB gene encoding exodeoxyribonuclease VII small subunit — MQELEREAYMEERARTEEEEMTLEEAFVRLDGMVERLETRGIPLEESFQIYKEGMELLKKCNDKIDTVEKKMLQVNKSGEYSEF, encoded by the coding sequence ATGCAGGAATTAGAACGGGAGGCGTATATGGAAGAGAGAGCCAGAACGGAAGAAGAGGAAATGACGCTGGAGGAAGCTTTTGTCCGGCTGGATGGAATGGTAGAAAGGCTGGAGACGAGAGGAATCCCTCTGGAAGAATCCTTCCAGATCTACAAAGAAGGCATGGAGCTGTTGAAAAAATGCAATGATAAAATAGATACCGTGGAGAAGAAGATGCTCCAGGTGAATAAGAGTGGTGAATACAGTGAATTTTGA
- a CDS encoding polyprenyl synthetase family protein codes for MNFEEELQKKIRKADEVITSYLPEPKGFPKKIIEAMNYSMTAGGKRVRPILMFESYQMFGGTKAVIEPFMAAIEMIHTQSLIHDDLPAIDNDLYRRGRKTTHAVYGEAMGVLSGDALLNYAYETAMQAFFYPDDTGRTIQAMKILAEKTGIYGMLGGQSVDVENEKNDIQALDKELLDYIYLNKTAALLEAPLMIGAVLGGAGKGEVSCMEQIGTKVGLAFQIQDDILDVTSTMEELGKPVFSDEKNHKTTYVTLLGAEEAARKVQSLTEDAVRLLETLPGEKGFLSQLLLYLAFRKK; via the coding sequence GTGAATTTTGAGGAAGAATTGCAGAAGAAAATCAGAAAGGCGGATGAGGTAATTACCAGTTATCTGCCGGAACCTAAAGGCTTTCCGAAGAAAATAATTGAGGCGATGAATTACAGCATGACGGCGGGCGGCAAAAGGGTCCGCCCGATTCTAATGTTTGAGAGCTATCAGATGTTCGGGGGAACCAAGGCTGTGATTGAGCCGTTTATGGCCGCCATTGAGATGATCCATACCCAGTCGCTGATCCACGATGACCTTCCGGCCATTGACAACGATCTGTACCGCAGGGGGAGGAAGACGACCCACGCGGTCTATGGGGAAGCCATGGGAGTCCTGAGCGGGGATGCGTTGTTGAATTATGCATATGAGACGGCGATGCAGGCGTTTTTTTATCCGGACGATACCGGCAGGACCATCCAGGCCATGAAGATATTGGCTGAAAAGACCGGGATATACGGAATGCTGGGTGGCCAGAGCGTAGATGTGGAAAATGAAAAGAATGACATACAAGCCCTTGACAAGGAGCTGCTGGATTATATTTATCTCAATAAAACAGCGGCACTTCTGGAGGCCCCGCTGATGATCGGCGCTGTCCTTGGGGGAGCGGGAAAGGGAGAAGTATCCTGTATGGAGCAGATTGGAACCAAGGTGGGACTGGCGTTCCAGATTCAGGATGATATCCTGGACGTCACTAGTACCATGGAAGAATTGGGGAAACCAGTATTTTCTGATGAGAAAAACCACAAGACCACGTACGTCACCCTGCTGGGAGCTGAAGAGGCGGCCCGGAAGGTGCAGAGCCTGACTGAAGACGCGGTGCGTCTGCTGGAAACGCTGCCGGGCGAGAAGGGATTTTTGAGCCAGCTGCTTTTATATCTGGCATTTCGTAAGAAGTAA
- the dxs gene encoding 1-deoxy-D-xylulose-5-phosphate synthase — protein MLEKIVKPNDIKKIPEERLPELAEEIREFLIRSLSCTGGHLASNLGVVELTIALHRVYNLPKDKIIWDVGHQAYTHKILTGRKEQFDGLRKEGGISGFPRREESACDSFDTGHSSTSISAGLGYVKARELKNKKYSVVSVIGDGALTGGLAYEAMNNAAELKTNFVIVLNDNEMSISKNVGGISDYLGGLRTSSAYTGFKMGVSSALEKIPGIGPELVNALRKTKSSIKQMVIPGMLFENMGLTYLGPVNGHNIRQLTKVLAEAKRFEGPVLVHVVTEKGRGYAPAMRHPARFHGTSAFEIETGLPVKRSNPTYTDIFSTVMRKMGDREPDVVAVTASMSEGTGLKRFANMFPRRFFDVGIAEGHAVTFAAGLALGGLIPVFAVYSSFLQRGYDQLLHDVCMQKLHVIFAIDRAGLVGSDGKTHQGCFDLSYLSMMPDMTIMAPKNKWELSDMMKFAVHCQGPVALRYPRGEAYTGLEEFRAPIEAGKAEVIREGSQIALLAVGNMVKIAEEVADRLQERGVSATLVNMRFVKPFDRDLLKKLAENHPVFVTMEENVESGGFGQQVLAFCGEAGLDVSVCIAAVPDCFIGHGSVDWQRKQTGLDADSILERIDKLRERQENRK, from the coding sequence ATGTTGGAAAAAATTGTGAAACCGAATGATATCAAGAAGATACCGGAAGAACGGCTGCCGGAGCTGGCGGAAGAGATCAGAGAATTTCTGATACGGTCTCTGAGCTGTACAGGGGGGCATCTGGCCTCTAATCTGGGCGTCGTAGAGCTGACGATCGCTCTTCACAGGGTCTATAACCTGCCAAAAGATAAGATTATCTGGGATGTGGGACATCAGGCTTATACGCACAAGATACTGACAGGCCGGAAGGAGCAGTTTGACGGCCTGCGGAAGGAAGGCGGCATCAGCGGATTCCCCAGGCGGGAAGAGTCGGCCTGCGACAGCTTTGACACCGGGCACAGTTCTACCTCCATATCCGCAGGGCTGGGATATGTAAAGGCCAGAGAACTGAAAAATAAGAAATATTCGGTGGTTTCCGTCATCGGGGACGGGGCTTTGACCGGCGGGTTGGCCTATGAGGCCATGAATAACGCGGCAGAACTGAAAACAAATTTTGTAATTGTTCTGAATGACAATGAAATGTCCATATCCAAAAACGTGGGAGGGATTTCTGATTATCTGGGCGGGTTACGGACCTCTTCTGCCTATACGGGGTTCAAGATGGGTGTTTCCTCTGCCTTGGAAAAGATTCCGGGCATAGGGCCGGAGCTTGTGAACGCCCTCCGGAAGACGAAGAGCAGTATTAAGCAGATGGTGATCCCCGGGATGTTATTTGAGAATATGGGCCTGACCTATCTGGGGCCTGTAAACGGACACAATATCAGGCAGCTGACGAAGGTGCTGGCTGAGGCCAAACGGTTTGAAGGGCCGGTGCTGGTTCACGTGGTTACTGAAAAAGGGAGAGGCTACGCGCCCGCCATGAGACATCCGGCCCGTTTTCACGGTACTTCTGCTTTTGAAATAGAGACTGGACTGCCTGTAAAACGGTCCAACCCCACTTACACAGATATTTTTTCCACAGTCATGCGCAAGATGGGCGACCGGGAGCCGGATGTGGTAGCGGTGACAGCTTCTATGTCCGAGGGGACCGGGCTGAAACGGTTTGCAAATATGTTCCCGCGCCGCTTTTTTGACGTGGGAATTGCCGAAGGCCATGCGGTGACTTTCGCGGCGGGCCTGGCTCTGGGAGGGCTGATTCCTGTTTTTGCGGTCTATTCTTCATTTTTACAGAGGGGCTATGACCAGCTTCTGCACGATGTCTGCATGCAGAAGCTTCACGTGATCTTCGCCATTGACCGGGCGGGGCTTGTAGGCTCCGACGGAAAGACACACCAGGGCTGCTTTGACCTGTCTTATCTGTCCATGATGCCGGACATGACCATCATGGCGCCCAAAAATAAATGGGAACTTTCAGATATGATGAAATTTGCCGTTCACTGTCAGGGGCCTGTCGCCCTGCGTTACCCGCGGGGGGAAGCGTACACCGGACTGGAGGAATTCCGGGCACCCATCGAAGCCGGCAAGGCCGAGGTGATCCGTGAGGGAAGCCAGATCGCACTGCTGGCAGTAGGCAATATGGTGAAAATAGCAGAAGAAGTTGCAGACCGTCTGCAGGAAAGGGGCGTTTCCGCGACACTGGTTAATATGCGTTTTGTGAAGCCTTTTGACAGAGACTTACTGAAAAAGCTGGCTGAAAACCACCCGGTATTCGTTACTATGGAAGAAAATGTGGAAAGCGGCGGTTTTGGACAACAGGTATTGGCTTTCTGCGGAGAAGCGGGGTTAGATGTGTCTGTATGCATAGCCGCCGTGCCGGACTGTTTTATTGGTCATGGCAGTGTGGACTGGCAGAGAAAGCAGACGGGACTGGATGCAGATTCAATTCTGGAGCGGATCGACAAGCTGCGGGAGAGACAGGAGAACAGGAAATGA
- a CDS encoding TlyA family RNA methyltransferase, whose amino-acid sequence MKERLDVMMVQRGLAPSREKAKAVIMAGEVLVDGQREDKPGTAFAEKVTITVKENPIPYVSRGGLKLEKAVKQFGLVLAGRVCMDVGSSTGGFTDCMLQNGASKVYSVDVGHGQLDWGLRNDERVICMERTNIRYVTPEDIQEQPSFVSIDVSFISLTKVLPAVKALMDQNGEIVCLIKPQFEAGREKVGKKGVVRDPAVHREVISRVAAYAQENGFELLHLEFSPIKGPEGNIEYLLHLKNSPETAGEGVTDALGGWTEQISCVVEKAHGALD is encoded by the coding sequence ATGAAGGAACGGTTGGATGTCATGATGGTGCAGCGCGGGCTGGCACCTTCAAGAGAAAAGGCAAAGGCGGTGATTATGGCCGGCGAGGTTCTGGTGGACGGGCAGAGAGAAGATAAGCCGGGGACTGCCTTTGCGGAGAAGGTGACGATTACGGTTAAGGAGAATCCCATCCCCTACGTCAGCCGCGGCGGACTGAAGCTGGAAAAGGCTGTGAAGCAATTTGGCCTGGTGCTGGCCGGACGTGTCTGTATGGATGTGGGCAGTTCGACGGGCGGTTTTACAGACTGTATGCTTCAGAACGGTGCGTCTAAAGTATACTCTGTGGATGTGGGACATGGACAGCTGGACTGGGGGCTTCGGAACGATGAGCGGGTCATCTGCATGGAACGTACCAATATCCGTTATGTGACCCCGGAGGATATACAGGAGCAGCCGTCCTTTGTCTCCATTGATGTATCTTTTATTTCACTGACGAAGGTTCTGCCGGCTGTGAAAGCGCTCATGGATCAGAACGGGGAGATTGTCTGCCTGATCAAACCTCAGTTTGAAGCAGGCCGTGAAAAGGTGGGAAAGAAGGGCGTTGTCCGTGATCCGGCCGTACATAGGGAAGTCATCTCCCGGGTGGCCGCTTATGCGCAGGAAAACGGGTTTGAGCTGCTTCATCTGGAGTTTTCGCCGATCAAGGGGCCTGAGGGAAATATAGAATATCTCCTGCATCTGAAGAACAGTCCGGAAACGGCTGGAGAGGGAGTGACCGATGCGCTTGGAGGCTGGACGGAACAGATAAGCTGTGTGGTGGAGAAGGCTCATGGTGCGCTGGATTAA
- a CDS encoding NAD(+)/NADH kinase, translating to MMKSFYIITNRIKDKDLSVTGQIADYIRGHGKQCFLREDFLNGQERDSRCTDLSMIPPEVDCIIVLGGDGTLLQAARDVVDRQIPLFGINLGTLGYLAEIDRQSIYPALDHLMEGNYEIEQRMMLYGSVYRGEEKLDRDIALNDIVISRENGLRVIELNTYVNHARLNTYHADGIIIATPTGSTGYSLSAGGPIISPAAALFLMTPLAPHTLGSRSVVLPPENEITIEIGPGRDEKIEEAVAYFDGDTRVPMLTGDRIEISRSRKDTLIVKIHNSSFLETLSRKMSNV from the coding sequence ATGATGAAAAGCTTCTATATAATTACCAACAGAATAAAAGATAAAGACCTTTCGGTCACTGGCCAGATCGCAGACTATATCCGCGGCCATGGGAAGCAGTGTTTTCTGCGGGAAGATTTTCTGAACGGTCAGGAAAGAGACAGCCGTTGTACGGATCTGTCCATGATACCTCCGGAGGTGGACTGCATCATAGTTTTGGGGGGCGATGGGACGCTGCTTCAGGCAGCCAGGGATGTGGTCGACCGCCAGATCCCGCTGTTTGGGATTAATCTGGGGACGCTGGGCTATCTGGCCGAGATTGACCGTCAGTCGATTTACCCGGCGCTGGATCATCTGATGGAGGGGAATTATGAGATTGAACAGCGGATGATGCTGTACGGGAGCGTGTACCGGGGAGAAGAAAAGCTGGATCGGGATATTGCCCTGAACGACATTGTGATCAGCCGTGAGAATGGATTGAGAGTTATAGAGCTGAATACCTATGTGAACCATGCGCGTCTGAATACGTATCACGCGGACGGCATAATCATCGCAACGCCGACGGGCTCCACAGGTTACAGCTTGTCGGCTGGGGGGCCGATCATATCACCCGCGGCAGCTCTGTTTCTCATGACGCCGCTGGCGCCTCATACCCTGGGGAGCAGGAGTGTGGTGCTTCCGCCGGAGAATGAGATTACAATAGAGATCGGTCCTGGAAGGGATGAGAAAATAGAAGAGGCGGTTGCCTATTTTGACGGGGATACCAGGGTGCCGATGCTCACGGGAGACCGGATAGAGATCAGCAGATCCCGGAAAGATACGTTGATTGTGAAGATACACAACAGCAGCTTTCTGGAAACCCTGAGCAGAAAAATGAGCAATGTGTAA
- a CDS encoding arginine repressor, whose protein sequence is MKIARHAQIIKLIHQYDIETQEELAAKLNESGFSVTQATVSRDIRELKLTKVQSENGGVHYAVMQNQDQEMSGKYVRVLKDAFLSMDVAGNILVIKTVSGMAMAAAAALDELNWGEIVGCIAGDNTIMCAVRSPEEALRVMEKLKKMLDTF, encoded by the coding sequence ATGAAAATAGCAAGACATGCACAGATCATAAAGCTGATTCACCAATATGATATCGAGACACAGGAGGAGCTGGCCGCAAAACTCAACGAGAGTGGATTTTCGGTGACCCAGGCGACAGTTTCGCGGGATATCCGTGAATTGAAGCTGACGAAGGTCCAGTCGGAAAACGGGGGTGTCCATTACGCTGTCATGCAGAACCAGGACCAGGAGATGTCGGGAAAATATGTGAGAGTCCTGAAGGATGCATTTCTGTCCATGGATGTAGCAGGTAATATTCTGGTGATTAAGACTGTTTCCGGAATGGCAATGGCGGCTGCAGCTGCTCTGGATGAGCTGAACTGGGGCGAGATCGTGGGCTGTATCGCGGGAGACAATACAATCATGTGCGCGGTCAGAAGCCCGGAAGAGGCACTGCGCGTGATGGAGAAGCTGAAAAAGATGCTGGATACATTTTAA